From one Lotus japonicus ecotype B-129 chromosome 3, LjGifu_v1.2 genomic stretch:
- the LOC130709540 gene encoding transcription factor ILR3-like, whose product MVSPENTNWLFDYGLIDDDIPGSDGSFTLSASAFNWPPPPQPSNVGVEIDGSLGDFDGLKDPGVKKRGRTDSCAPSSSKACREKLRRDKLNDKFVELGSILEPGRPPKTDKAAILIDAVRVVTQLRGEAQNLKDSNTSLQEKIKELKAEKNELLDEKQRLKAEKEKLEQQVKLMNVQQPGFLPAPPTIPAAFSALGQAPGSKFVPYGYHPGVAMWQFLPSAAVDTSQDHQLRPPAA is encoded by the exons ATGGTTTCCCCGGAAAACACCAATTGGCTTTTCGATTACGGCTTGATCGACGACGACATTCCCGGCTCCGATGGCTCCTTCACGCTCTCCGCTTCCGCCTTCAACTGGCCTCCACCACCACAGCCCTCCAATGTCGG GGTTGAAATTGATGGCTCCCTGGGGGATTTTGATGGGCTCAAAGATCCTGGTGTGAAGAAGAG GGGTAGAACTGATTCATGTGCACCTTCTAGCTCTAAAGCTTGCCGGGAGAAGTTGCGGAGGGATAAACTGAAtgacaa GTTTGTCGAATTAGGCTCCATCTTGGAGCCTGGAAGGCCTCCCAAAACAGACAAGGCTGCTATTCTTATAGATGCAGTTCGAGTGGTGACGCAGTTGCGAGGTGAAGCCCAGAACTTGAAAGACTCAAATACAAGTcttcaagaaaagataaaagagTTAAAG GCTGAGAAGAATGAGCTTCTTGATGAGAAACAGAGGCTTAAAGCAGAGAAAGAGAAGTTGGAGCAGCAGGTGAAATTAATGAATGTTCAACAACCTGGTTTCTTGCCAGCCCCTCCTACAATTCCTGCTGCATTTTCTGCACTTGGTCAAGCCCCTGGCAGCAAGTTTGTGCCTTATGGTTACCATCCAGGAGTTGCCATGTGGCAATTTTTGCCGTCTGCTGCCGTGGATACCTCACAGGACCATCAACTCCGACCACCAGCTGCCTAA
- the LOC130709539 gene encoding uncharacterized protein LOC130709539, which yields MASASSYLHTTHFQSLKISKPSSCMPALSNIQFTSIPFPTTHYQHKHYHISCIPSSLTLPLKASSTAIHSSLSSPNPPTSKEEAILQAKTSLSTTLEKPLNNPKLIGKIKKLRQPKFRVEIPVIDDSPDSLAQLALDIFGDIPIKRKGSPIKILVLWPDAKLKEAATVAFQSHSTSQVENFDIPSVTKGDPRILNSADVAILFLPESSQLSVMKTVSDAFYPKPVVMVNPKWAFEEESNFGDLSGFVGSFEVVYSFMGLEVRGILSKRKGVVFKCVRDGVVSGEKWNVHVEEGEGLKLVSSFKARPTIGEVENVLYNLMAVNSPITKSAKFIKGLVSNVTGKK from the coding sequence ATGGCATCAGCATCATCCTATCTTCATACAACTCATTTCCAATCTCTCAAAATTTCCAAGCCATCATCATGCATGCCTGCACTTTCCAACATCCAATTCACATCAATTCCATTTCCTACTACTCATTATCAACACAAACACTACCATATATCCTGCATCCCTTCAAGTCTCACTCTTCCCCTCAAAGCTTCATCCACAGCCATCCACTCCTCACTCTCCTCCCCTAACCCACCCACCTCAAAGGAGGAGGCCATACTTCAGGCCAAAACATCCCTTTCAACAACCTTAGAGAAGCCCCTCAACAACCCCAAACTAATTGGCAAGATCAAGAAACTAAGGCAACCCAAGTTCAGAGTTGAGATTCCAGTCATTGATGACTCACCAGATTCTCTTGCCCAACTTGCTCTTGATATTTTTGGAGACATACCCATCAAAAGAAAAGGTTCTCCCATTAAAATCTTAGTCCTGTGGCCTGATGCTAAATTGAAAGAAGCTGCCACTGTTGCCTTTCAGTCTCATTCAACTAGCCAAGTTGAGAACTTTGACATTCCTTCAGTGACCAAAGGTGACCCCAGAATCTTGAATTCTGCAGATGTGGCAATATTATTTTTGCCAGAGAGTTCTCAATTGTCAGTGATGAAAACAGTGAGTGATGCCTTTTATCCAAAGCCAGTGGTTATGGTTAATCCAAAATGGGCATTTGAAGAAGAGAGCAACTTTGGTGATCTAAGTGGCTTTGTGGGGTCTTTTGAAGTGGTTTATTCTTTCATGGGATTGGAGGTGAGAGGGATCTTGAGCAAAAGGAAAGGTGTGGTTTTTAAGTGTGTGAGAGATGGGGTTGTGAGTGGAGAGAAGTGGAATGTTCATGTAGAAGAAGGGGAAGGACTAAAATTGGTTTCATCTTTCAAGGCTAGGCCAACTATTGGTGAAGTTGAGAATGTGTTGTACAATCTGATGGCTGTTAATTCACCTATAACCAAGTCTGCAAAATTCATCAAGGGATTGGTATCCAATGTGACAGGGAAGAAGTAA
- the LOC130709538 gene encoding probable galacturonosyltransferase 12 gives MQLHISPSLRHVTVLPGKGLKEFIKVKVASRRLSYRMLFYSLLFFTFLLRFVFVLTAVDGIDGENKCSTIGCLGKKLGPRILGRRPESAVPEVIYQTLNEPLDKEGLQGRSDIPQTLEEFMTVMKEGGYDAKTFAVKLREMVTLMEQRTRMAKIQEYLYRHVASSSIPKQLHCLALRLANEHTNNAAARLQLPSAELVPALVDNSYFHFVLASDNVIAASVVATSLVRNSLRSQKVVLHIITDKKTYYPMQAWFSLHPLSPAIIEVKALHHFDWFTKGKVPVLEAMEKDQKVRSQFRGGSSAIVQNSTEKPNVIAAKLQALSPKYNSMMNHIRINLPELFPSLNKVVFLDDDIVVQTDLTPLWDIDMNGKVNGAVETCVGEDKFVMSKRLKSYLNFSHPLISENFNPHECAWAYGMNIFDLEAWRKTNISNRYHYWVEQNIKSDLSLWQLGTLPPGLIAFHGHVHIIDPFWHMLGLGYQENTSSADVESAGVIHFNGRAKPWLEIAFPQLRPLWTKYVNFSDKFIKSCHIRP, from the exons ATGCAGCTCCACATATCTCCAAGTTTGAGGCATGTTACTGTGCTTCCTGGCAAAGGGTTGAAGGAGTTTATCAAAGTGAAGGTTGCATCGAGGCGTCTTTCTTATAGGATGCTCTTTTACTCACTCTTGTTCTTCACTTTTCTTCTACggtttgtgtttgttttaaCAGCAGTGGATGGCATTGATGGAGAAAACAAGTGCTCTACCATAG GTTGCTTAGGAAAAAAACTAGGGCCAAGGATTTTGGGAAGAAGGCCTGAATCAGCT GTCCCAGAAGTGATATATCAAACATTAAATGAACCCCTTGACAAAGAAGGACTACAGGGAAGATCTGATATTCCACAGACTTTAGAAGAGTTCATGACTGTTATGAAGGAAGGTGGATATGATGCCAAGACATTTGCAGTTAAACTTCGAGAAATG GTAACCCTTATGGAACAAAGGACTAGGATGGCTAAAATCCAAGAATATCTATATCGTCATGTAGCGTCAAGCAGCATACCTAAACAACTTCATTGCCTTGCCTTGAGGCTGGCCAATGAGCACACCAACAATGCAGCGGCGCGCCTTCAGCTGCCATCTGCAGAATTAGTCCCTGCCCTGGTTGACAATTCTTACTTCCACTTTGTCCTAGCCTCAGACAATGTCATCGCCGCCTCTGTCGTTGCGACATCACTTGTTCGGAACAGTTTGCGATCCCAGAAAGTTGTTCTGCACATAATCACAGATAAAAAGACTTATTATCCCATGCAGGCATGGTTCTCATTGCATCCTTTATCACCTGCAATAATTGAGGTAAAGGCATTGCACCATTTCGATTGGTTCACAAAAGGAAAGGTGCCTGTTCTCGAAGCAATGGAGAAAGATCAAAAGGTGCGGTCACAGTTTAGAGGGGGCTCATCAGCTATAGTGCAGAATTCTACTGAGAAGCCCAATGTTATTGCAGCAAAACTACAAGCACTTAGTCCAAAGTATAATTCAATGATGAACCACATCCGGATAAATCTCCCAGAG TTGTTTCCAAGTCTTAACAAGGTGGTCTTCCTTGATGATGATATTGTGGTACAAACTGATCTTACACCTCTATGGGACATTGACATGAATGGAAAAGTCAATGGGGCAGTAGAAACATGTGTTGGAGAAGATAAGTTTGTGATGTCAAAGAGGTTGAAAAGCTATTTGAACTTTTCCCACCCTCTAATATCTGAAAATTTCAATCCCCATGAATGTGCTTGGGCCTATGGCATGAACATTTTTGATTTGGAGGCTTGGAGGAAGACCAATATAAGCAATAGATATCATTATTGGGTTGAGCAG AACATTAAATCAGACCTGAGCTTGTGGCAGCTAGGGACATTACCTCCTGGATTGATAGCATTTCATGGTCATGTTCACATTATCGATCCTTTTTGGCATATGCTAGGATTGGGATATCAGGAAAATACGAGTTCTGCTGATGTTGAGAGTGCTGGTGTCATTCATTTCAATGGCAGGGCGAAGCCATGGCTAGAAATAGCTTTTCCGCAGTTACGGCCATTGTGGACAAAGTATGTCAATTTCTCAGATAAGTTCATCAAGAGTTGTCACATTAGGCCATGA